One Rosa chinensis cultivar Old Blush chromosome 3, RchiOBHm-V2, whole genome shotgun sequence DNA window includes the following coding sequences:
- the LOC112193142 gene encoding protein PNS1, whose protein sequence is MRLFTFIFFLHLVLIAFLIIFLTVYGLISTNHKHHFHPLKFYAPLLTSTLCSAIFALIWQWVTRLSPSKAIKTAFWLSPLLTCAVGVLLISISSAGGLAAGGVAIICAFIQSLYACWVSPRIEFAIRILSVSTAVPPPKITTLLILSIFTCILYLSFLVSGIGGATAIRSSFSVLFISVILLSMAWTMHLIKNLLQVTISRIKYMHFACGEDVYTSEAFYSTLKHSMGSICIGSILVPVLGVIRGSARGMKSVAGDTDEFLFSCANCYSGLASTLVMYGNRWGFVHVGVYNKGFVQASADTWEMFRNIELKEIIDLDLTTSFCFLSGVVGGAICSLVSGTWTLAIHKSYVTEVSLYAFLIGYFMCRIAMAWPQACVLSYYVAYAENPNSTRFDSTIPVRIEELRRFQA, encoded by the exons ATGAGGCTCTTcacatttattttcttcttgcacCTAGTCTTGATCGCCTTCTTGATAATCTTTCTGACAGTTTACGGTCTCATTTCGACCAATCACAAGCACCATTTCCACCCACTAAAGTTCTATGCTCCACTGCTCACTTCAACACTCTGCTCTGCAATTTTCGCTTTAATATGGCAATGGGTCACCAGGTTAAGCCCTTCGAAAGCCATTAAAACTGCCTTTTGGCTCAGCCCCTTGCTAACCTGTGCAGTTGGTGTACTACTCATATCTATAAGTTCTGCTGGGGGTTTGGCTGCAGGTGGGGTTGCAATCATCTGTGCGTTCATTCAATCGCTGTATGCCTGCTGGGTCAGTCCCCGTATCGAATTTGCCATCAGGATATTATCTGTTTCTACAGCTGTCCCTCCTCCCAAAATCACAACATTACTCATTCTATCAATTTTTACCTGTATCCTCTACCTCTCTTTCTTGGTATCTGGCATCGGAGGAGCCACTGCCATAAGAAGCAGCTTTAGTGTCCTGTTTATCTCGGTTATCTTGCTAAGCATGGCATGGACTATGCATCTCATCAAGAACCTGCTGCAAGTCACAATTTCACGCATCAAGTACATGCACTTTGCATGCGGAGAAGATGTTTACACAAGTGAGGCTTTCTACAGCACACTTAAGCACTCAATGGGGAGTATCTGCATTGGCTCCATCTTGGTTCCAGTTCTCGGGGTTATTCGGGGCTCAGCCAGAGGCATGAAATCGGTTGCAGGGGATACAGACgagtttctattttcatgtgCCAACTGCTACTCAGGACTGGCTTCAACTCTGGTAATGTATGGGAATCGCTGGGGTTTTGTGCATGTTGGAGTCTATAACAAGGGATTTGTGCAGGCATCAGCTGATACATGGGAGATGTTCAGGAATATAGAACTAAAAGAAATAATCGACTTAGATCTCACTACATCGTTCTGTTTTCTTTCTGGGGTGGTCGGAGGTGCAATATGTAGCCTAGTCAGTGGAACTTGGACTCTTGCAATTCATAAGAGTTATGTTACTGAAGTCTCCTTATATGCATTCTTGATTGGCTATTTCATG TGCAGGATTGCTATGGCATGGCCACAAGCATGTGTTTTGTCTTACTATGTAGCTTATGCAGAGAACCCTAATAGCACGCGATTTGACTCAACAATTCCTGTTCGCATTGAAGAGCTTCGGAGATTTCAAGCTTAA
- the LOC112193143 gene encoding uncharacterized protein LOC112193143 encodes MGSAGALNMASSITVISSTCSSKSKLNDKFTCGFHKFNPITKICAISPNGSFSASASASHGAECSAGDVHKQRSSLESLFSYDKAIPEEIIEKPIGISLVEKFIGNNPRCIDCEAKGAVLCTTCSGSGLYVDSILESQGIIVKVRCLGCGGTGNIMCSECGGRGHRG; translated from the exons ATGGGTTCTGCTGGTGCTCTGAATATGGCGTCTTCCATTACTGTAATCAGCTCAACTTGTTCGTCAAAATCAAAGCTCAATGACAAATTCACCTGCGGGTTTCATAAATTCAATCCCATCACCAAAATCTGTGCCATATCTCCAAACGGTTCCttttctgcttctgcttctgcttcaCACGGG GCTGAGTGCTCAGCTGGAGACGTGCATAAACAAAGAAGTAGTCTTGAATCTTTGTTTTCTTATGATAAGGCTATTCCGGAGGAGATTATTGAGAAGCCCATAGGGATATCTTTGGTGGAAAAATTCATTGGAAACAATCCCCGATGCATAGATTGTGAAGCAAAAGGCGCTGTCCTCTGCACAACTTGCTCTGGTTCAGGCCTGTATGTTGATTCAATATTGGAGAGCCAGGGCATTATTGTCAAAGTCCGCTGCCTAG GTTGTGGGGGAACTGGTAACATTATGTGTTCAGAGTGTGGTGGCCGCGGTCATCGTGGATGA